The Microbacterium natoriense genomic interval GCCCTCTTCACTCGATCAGCTGGAGGGCCAGCCGGTCTGGATCTGCGTGAGCACGTCATCCGTCGACGCGCCGTTGACCCAGTCGACCATGCCCTTCCAGAAGGTTCCCGCGCCCACTGCGCCGGGCATCAGGTCGCTGCCGTCGAACCGGAACGTGGTGTCCGGGTCCTGAAGGATCTTGATGGTCTCCTGCAGGATCGGGTCCTTCGCGTTCTCGGGGTCGAGACCGTTGTTGGCGCTGGTCACACCGCCCAGGCTGACGCGGCTGTTCGCCCACTCGGGGCTGGACAGGTACGCGAGCACCTTCTGCGTGGCCTCGGACTCGCTGAACGCTCCGACGATCTCGCCACCACCGGTGACGGTCGTCTCGTCGGCGGTCTTGCCCGGAAGCATGAACGCCCACACGTCGCCGTCCTCGGAGATGTTCGTGCCCTTCGGGTAGAAGCCCGAGAGGAACGACGCCTGGTGGGTCAGCGCGCACGATCCGTCGGCGACCTTCGGCGCGACATCGCCGAACGCGGTCGAGTTGATCGAGCGCACGTCGCCGAAGCCGGCGTTGACGTAGCTCGGGTTCAGCAGGATCTGACCGACCGAGTCGAATGCGCCCTTGATCGCGGGGTCGGTGAACGGCACGTCGCCGGCGACCCAGTTGTCGTAGACCTCGGTGCCCGAGGTGCGCAGCACGTAGTCCTCGATCCAGTCGGTGCCCGGCCAGCCGGTGGCCGTGCCGGACTCGAAGCCGGCGCACCACGGTGCGGTCCCGGTCTTCGACTGGATCGTCGCGGTCAGCGCGTTCAGCTCGTCGAGCGTGGTCGGAACCTCGACGCCCCACTCCTTGAACTTCGCCGGCGAGTACCAGATCCAGCCCTTGACGTTCGCCATCAGCGGCGCGCCGTAGAAGGTCCCGTCGACCGTGCCGTACTTCAC includes:
- a CDS encoding ABC transporter substrate-binding protein — protein: MGLSQRSRRLVPLAFLAVAGVALAGCGAPGAPGGGGGDGGGDSSTVTIYGTIVDDEAKLLQESWKDWAAENDITIKYEGSQDFETQLGTRAQGGNPPDIAIFPQPGLLADFASRDYLKPAPADVEANAKEYWTEDWVKYGTVDGTFYGAPLMANVKGWIWYSPAKFKEWGVEVPTTLDELNALTATIQSKTGTAPWCAGFESGTATGWPGTDWIEDYVLRTSGTEVYDNWVAGDVPFTDPAIKGAFDSVGQILLNPSYVNAGFGDVRSINSTAFGDVAPKVADGSCALTHQASFLSGFYPKGTNISEDGDVWAFMLPGKTADETTVTGGGEIVGAFSESEATQKVLAYLSSPEWANSRVSLGGVTSANNGLDPENAKDPILQETIKILQDPDTTFRFDGSDLMPGAVGAGTFWKGMVDWVNGASTDDVLTQIQTGWPSS